From a single Mesorhizobium shangrilense genomic region:
- a CDS encoding Gfo/Idh/MocA family protein — MSPIKIGIVGVGKIVRDQHLPALAKDPNYHLVAAASRHGKVDGIPNFPTIEAMLDAAPELQAVSLCMPPQFRYDAARTALLAKKHVFLEKPPGATVSEVEDLKTLAAANGVSLFASWHSRYAPAVEAARAFLGSTRIKSAAINWKEDVRRWHPNQDWIWAPGGFGVFDPGINALSIATHILPAMFITSAILDFPENRAAPVAAHVTFRTSNGLPVTMELDWLQTGPQSWDILADTDKGAMVLSGGGSKLIVDGRVVHDEPEAEYPMLYKRFAEIVRAGASDVDLAPLQHVADAFMLGKRNVVEAFFD, encoded by the coding sequence GTGTCCCCCATCAAGATAGGCATCGTCGGCGTCGGCAAGATCGTGCGCGACCAGCATCTTCCGGCTTTGGCGAAAGACCCGAACTACCATCTCGTTGCCGCCGCCAGCCGGCATGGCAAGGTCGACGGCATCCCGAATTTCCCAACCATCGAAGCCATGCTCGACGCGGCCCCAGAACTCCAAGCCGTTTCACTCTGCATGCCACCGCAGTTCCGCTACGACGCCGCGCGGACAGCCCTCCTGGCGAAGAAACACGTCTTCCTGGAAAAGCCACCCGGTGCGACGGTCAGCGAGGTCGAGGACCTGAAGACGCTGGCGGCCGCAAACGGCGTGTCGTTGTTCGCCAGCTGGCATTCGCGCTATGCGCCGGCGGTCGAAGCCGCCCGCGCTTTCCTCGGCTCGACCAGGATCAAGTCGGCCGCCATCAACTGGAAGGAAGATGTGCGCCGCTGGCATCCGAACCAGGACTGGATCTGGGCTCCCGGCGGGTTCGGCGTCTTCGATCCCGGCATCAACGCGCTGTCGATCGCGACCCATATCCTGCCGGCTATGTTCATCACCTCCGCGATCCTCGATTTTCCCGAGAACCGCGCGGCCCCGGTCGCAGCACACGTCACCTTTCGCACCTCGAACGGATTGCCGGTGACAATGGAACTCGACTGGCTGCAGACCGGCCCGCAAAGCTGGGACATCCTGGCCGATACCGACAAGGGCGCAATGGTGCTTTCCGGGGGCGGTTCGAAGCTCATCGTCGACGGCCGTGTCGTCCATGACGAACCGGAAGCGGAGTATCCGATGCTCTACAAGCGCTTCGCGGAAATTGTCCGTGCTGGCGCTTCGGATGTCGATCTGGCTCCACTGCAGCATGTCGCCGACGCCTTCATGCTCGGCAAGCGCAATGTGGTCGAAGCGTTTTTCGATTAG
- a CDS encoding chlorophyllide reductase yields MPSSDRKIAVAILGAVAASMLPFAAAALPSTAKGQVSVGQVMEMIAKADSSPIAKQTLIAYVAGVGEAAGVIVDTIGSGGSHLVSCKNSFRLDTGTVRAALQMAAPRQSSWSETPATPLIVADMVKRAGCRIKD; encoded by the coding sequence ATGCCTTCCTCTGATCGCAAGATTGCCGTTGCCATCCTCGGCGCCGTGGCTGCGTCCATGCTGCCCTTTGCCGCCGCTGCTCTTCCATCGACCGCGAAAGGTCAGGTCTCGGTCGGGCAGGTGATGGAGATGATCGCCAAGGCCGACTCAAGCCCAATAGCAAAGCAGACATTGATTGCTTACGTCGCGGGGGTTGGCGAAGCGGCTGGCGTGATCGTCGATACGATCGGTAGCGGCGGCTCGCATCTCGTTTCTTGCAAGAATTCGTTCAGGCTGGACACCGGGACCGTCCGTGCAGCTCTTCAAATGGCAGCACCCCGCCAAAGCAGCTGGTCCGAAACGCCGGCAACGCCATTGATCGTCGCCGATATGGTCAAGCGCGCCGGCTGCCGGATCAAGGATTGA
- a CDS encoding DUF2975 domain-containing protein, with protein sequence MADSIVMASTPDPIRQARLNRIRFFSLMLARGCLLLAALLTLGLLFYWFSTSAASIAADAQIPREWLTDLDVGRRAAGFAISFVPLGCLILALMSARRCFNAFAVGNFFGQAPVKGLRNFALGLLASVLLKPFSAAALSVLLSSDAPAGQHRLTLGFGSDTMLALLAAGLIAVIAWVMAEASTLAEENAQFI encoded by the coding sequence ATGGCTGACTCTATCGTGATGGCTTCAACCCCTGATCCCATTCGCCAGGCAAGGTTGAACCGCATCCGGTTCTTCAGCCTCATGCTGGCGAGAGGCTGCCTTCTTCTGGCAGCCCTGCTGACGCTCGGTCTTCTCTTCTATTGGTTCTCGACATCCGCGGCCTCTATCGCGGCGGACGCGCAGATCCCTAGGGAATGGCTGACGGATCTGGATGTGGGCCGAAGAGCCGCGGGGTTTGCGATCTCGTTCGTGCCGCTTGGGTGCCTTATCCTGGCGCTGATGTCCGCGAGGCGCTGCTTCAACGCTTTTGCGGTCGGGAACTTCTTTGGTCAGGCCCCAGTGAAGGGCCTGCGGAACTTTGCCCTGGGTCTGCTAGCATCCGTGTTGCTGAAACCATTCTCCGCAGCCGCGCTCTCTGTTCTCCTGAGTTCAGATGCGCCCGCCGGCCAGCATCGCCTGACGCTTGGCTTTGGCAGCGACACGATGCTCGCGTTGTTGGCCGCCGGTCTCATTGCGGTGATCGCCTGGGTGATGGCGGAGGCATCGACGCTCGCTGAAGAAAACGCGCAATTCATTTGA
- a CDS encoding helix-turn-helix domain-containing protein, whose translation MPIRVRLNVVLAERNVKSKDLAEYIGITEANLSLLKQGKVKGIRFDTLERICAYLDCEPGDLLRFEKLPQ comes from the coding sequence ATGCCCATAAGGGTCAGGCTCAACGTCGTCCTCGCCGAACGCAATGTGAAGTCAAAGGACCTAGCCGAATATATCGGCATCACCGAGGCCAATCTTTCGCTTCTGAAGCAGGGAAAGGTCAAAGGCATCCGGTTCGATACGCTTGAGCGCATCTGCGCCTATCTCGACTGTGAGCCGGGCGACCTGCTTCGGTTCGAGAAGCTCCCCCAATAA
- the rpoC gene encoding DNA-directed RNA polymerase subunit beta' — MNQEVMNLFNPQAPAQVFDSIRISLASPEKILSWSFGEIKKPETINYRTFKPERDGLFCARIFGPIKDYECLCGKYKRMKYKGVICEKCGVEVTLSRVRRERMGHIELAAPVAHIWFLKSLPSRIGTLLDMTLKDIERVLYFENYIVTEPGLTALKEHQLLSEEEYMIAVDEYGEDSFTAMIGAEAIHDLLAGMDLEKIAGDLRSELASTTSELKQKKYLKRLKVVENFMESGNRPEWMIMKVVPVIPPDLRPLVPLDGGRFATSDLNDLYRRVINRNNRLKRLIELRAPGIIVRNEKRMLQEAVDALFDNGRRGRVITGANKRPLKSLSDMLKGKQGRFRQNLLGKRVDYSGRSVIVTGPELKLHQCGLPKKMALELFKPFIYARLDAKGYSSTVKQAKKLVEKERPEVWDILDEVIREHPVLLNRAPTLHRLGIQAFEPILIEGKAIQLHPLVCTAFNADFDGDQMAVHVPLSLEAQLEARVLMMSTNNILHPASGAPIIVPSQDMVLGLYYLSIVNQNEPGEGMVFADMGELQHALETKAVTLHSKIKGRFRTVDAEGKVVSKIHDTTPGRMIIGELLPKNVNVPYETANQEMTKKNISKMIDTVYRHCGQKETVIFCDRIMALGFSHACRAGISFGKDDMLIPDAKIKLVSDTEALAKEYEQQYNDGLITQGEKYNKVVDAWAKCSEKVADEMMARIKAVEFEDNGRQKPMNSIYMMSHSGARGSPTQMRQLAGMRGLMAKPSGEIIETPIISNFKEGLTVLEYFNSTHGARKGLADTALKTANSGYLTRRLVDVAQDCIVNSVDCGTDKGLTMQPIVDAGQVVASVGQRVLGRTSLDDITHPVSGEILVKAGTLMDERDVEQIEKAGVQSVRIRSALTCEVRVGVCAVCYGRDLARGTPVNQGEAVGVIAAQSIGEPGTQLTMRTFHMGGTAQVVDSSFLEASYEGKVEIRNRNVVRNSDGQQMVMGRNMAVLILDEAGKERATHRVTYGSRIFVDDGDKVKRGQRIAEWDPYTRPVLTEIEGRVSYEDLVDGISVQETADESTGITKREVIDWRSTPRGNDLKPAIAIQDSKGKVGKLSKGGDARFLLSVEAILSVEPGSQVRPGDVLARIPMESAKTKDITGGLPRVAELFEARRPKDHAIIAEIDGTIRFGRDYKNKRRIIIEPHDSTLEPVEYLIPKGKPFHLQDGDVIEKGDYILDGNPAPHDILAIKGVEALASYLVNEIQEVYRLQGVSINDKHIEVIVRQMLQKVEITVQGDSTYIPGDHVDVIELEEVNERLVEDGKKPAEGLPVLLGITKASLQTPSFISAASFQETTRVLTEAAVAGKTDMLQGLKENVIVGRLIPAGTGGTMSQIRRIATSRDELIIDERRKASGVEIAEPMLADMTTAAQ, encoded by the coding sequence ATGAACCAAGAGGTCATGAATCTCTTCAATCCCCAGGCGCCGGCGCAGGTGTTCGATTCCATCCGGATTTCGCTCGCCAGCCCTGAGAAGATTCTGTCCTGGTCGTTCGGCGAGATCAAGAAGCCGGAGACCATCAACTATCGTACTTTCAAGCCGGAGCGTGACGGCCTGTTCTGCGCGCGCATTTTTGGTCCGATCAAGGACTATGAGTGCCTGTGCGGCAAGTACAAGCGCATGAAGTACAAGGGCGTCATCTGCGAGAAGTGCGGCGTCGAAGTCACGCTGTCGCGCGTCCGCCGCGAGCGCATGGGCCATATCGAGCTCGCAGCACCGGTCGCCCACATCTGGTTCCTGAAGTCGCTGCCGTCGCGCATCGGCACGCTGCTCGACATGACCTTGAAGGACATCGAGCGCGTCCTCTACTTCGAGAACTACATCGTCACCGAGCCCGGCCTCACCGCACTGAAGGAGCATCAGCTCCTCAGCGAGGAAGAGTACATGATCGCCGTCGACGAGTATGGCGAGGATTCGTTCACCGCCATGATCGGCGCCGAGGCCATCCATGACCTCCTGGCCGGCATGGACCTGGAGAAGATCGCTGGCGACCTGCGTTCGGAACTGGCTTCGACCACGTCTGAGCTCAAGCAGAAGAAGTATCTGAAGCGGCTCAAGGTCGTCGAGAACTTCATGGAATCCGGCAATCGTCCGGAATGGATGATCATGAAGGTGGTCCCGGTGATCCCGCCGGACCTGCGCCCGCTCGTCCCGCTGGACGGCGGCCGCTTCGCCACGTCAGATCTGAACGATCTCTATCGTCGCGTCATCAACCGCAACAACCGTCTGAAGCGGCTGATCGAGCTGCGCGCGCCCGGCATCATCGTGCGCAATGAAAAGCGCATGCTGCAGGAAGCCGTCGATGCGCTGTTCGACAACGGTCGTCGTGGCCGCGTCATCACCGGCGCCAACAAGCGTCCGCTGAAGTCGCTGTCCGACATGCTCAAGGGCAAGCAGGGCCGGTTCCGCCAGAACCTGCTCGGCAAGCGCGTCGACTATTCCGGCCGCTCGGTCATCGTGACCGGTCCGGAGCTCAAGCTGCACCAGTGCGGCCTGCCGAAGAAGATGGCGCTGGAACTGTTCAAGCCCTTCATCTACGCCCGTCTCGACGCCAAGGGTTATTCCTCGACCGTCAAGCAGGCGAAGAAGCTGGTCGAGAAGGAGCGTCCGGAAGTCTGGGATATCCTCGACGAGGTCATCCGCGAGCATCCGGTGCTCCTGAACCGCGCGCCGACGCTGCACCGCCTCGGCATCCAGGCGTTCGAGCCGATCCTGATCGAAGGCAAGGCGATCCAGCTGCATCCGCTGGTCTGCACGGCCTTCAACGCCGACTTCGACGGCGACCAGATGGCCGTTCACGTGCCGCTGTCGCTGGAAGCGCAGCTTGAAGCCCGCGTGCTGATGATGTCGACCAACAACATCCTGCACCCGGCCTCCGGCGCGCCGATCATCGTGCCTTCGCAGGACATGGTTCTCGGTCTCTACTACCTCTCGATCGTCAACCAGAACGAGCCGGGCGAGGGCATGGTGTTTGCCGACATGGGCGAACTCCAGCACGCGCTCGAGACCAAGGCGGTGACGCTGCACTCCAAGATCAAGGGTCGCTTCCGCACGGTCGACGCCGAAGGCAAGGTCGTGTCGAAGATCCATGACACCACGCCTGGCCGCATGATCATCGGCGAGCTTTTGCCGAAGAACGTCAATGTGCCGTATGAGACCGCAAACCAGGAGATGACCAAGAAGAACATCTCCAAGATGATCGACACCGTCTACCGCCATTGCGGTCAGAAGGAGACGGTTATCTTCTGCGATCGCATCATGGCTCTCGGCTTCAGCCATGCCTGCCGCGCCGGCATTTCGTTCGGTAAGGACGACATGCTGATCCCCGATGCCAAGATCAAGCTGGTCTCCGACACCGAGGCTTTGGCCAAGGAATACGAGCAGCAGTACAATGACGGCCTGATCACCCAGGGCGAGAAGTACAACAAGGTTGTCGACGCCTGGGCCAAGTGCTCGGAAAAGGTCGCCGACGAAATGATGGCCCGCATCAAGGCCGTGGAATTCGAGGACAATGGCCGTCAGAAGCCGATGAACTCGATCTACATGATGTCGCACTCCGGTGCGCGTGGCTCGCCCACGCAGATGCGTCAGCTCGCCGGCATGCGCGGCCTCATGGCCAAGCCGTCGGGTGAAATCATCGAGACGCCGATCATCTCGAACTTCAAGGAAGGCCTCACCGTGCTCGAGTACTTCAACTCGACCCACGGCGCCCGCAAGGGTCTGGCCGACACCGCCTTGAAGACGGCGAACTCGGGCTACCTCACCCGTCGTCTGGTCGACGTGGCGCAGGACTGCATCGTCAACTCCGTCGACTGCGGCACCGACAAGGGCCTCACCATGCAGCCGATCGTCGATGCCGGCCAGGTCGTCGCTTCGGTTGGCCAGCGCGTGCTGGGTCGTACGTCGCTCGACGACATCACCCATCCGGTGTCGGGCGAGATTCTGGTCAAGGCCGGAACGCTGATGGACGAGCGTGACGTGGAACAGATCGAAAAGGCCGGCGTCCAGTCGGTTCGCATTCGCTCGGCGCTGACTTGCGAAGTCAGGGTTGGCGTCTGCGCGGTCTGTTACGGTCGCGATCTGGCCCGCGGTACTCCGGTCAACCAGGGTGAAGCCGTTGGCGTCATCGCGGCGCAGTCGATCGGCGAACCGGGCACCCAGCTCACCATGCGTACCTTCCACATGGGCGGTACGGCGCAGGTGGTGGACTCTTCGTTCCTTGAAGCCTCCTATGAGGGCAAGGTGGAGATCCGCAACCGCAACGTGGTGCGCAACTCCGACGGCCAGCAGATGGTCATGGGCCGCAACATGGCGGTGCTGATCCTCGACGAAGCCGGCAAGGAGCGTGCCACGCACCGTGTCACCTATGGTTCGCGTATCTTCGTGGACGATGGCGACAAGGTGAAGCGCGGCCAGCGTATCGCCGAGTGGGATCCCTATACCCGCCCGGTCCTCACCGAAATCGAGGGCAGGGTGTCGTACGAGGATCTGGTCGACGGCATTTCCGTTCAGGAAACGGCCGACGAGTCGACCGGCATCACCAAGCGTGAGGTCATCGACTGGCGCTCGACGCCACGCGGCAACGACCTCAAGCCGGCGATCGCTATTCAGGACTCCAAGGGCAAAGTCGGCAAGCTGTCGAAGGGTGGCGACGCCCGCTTCCTGCTCTCGGTCGAGGCCATTCTCTCGGTCGAGCCGGGCTCTCAGGTTCGTCCCGGCGACGTGCTGGCGCGTATCCCGATGGAAAGCGCCAAGACCAAGGACATCACCGGCGGTCTGCCGCGTGTTGCTGAACTGTTCGAGGCACGTCGTCCGAAGGATCACGCCATCATCGCCGAGATCGATGGCACGATCCGCTTCGGCCGCGACTACAAGAACAAGCGCCGCATCATCATCGAGCCACATGACTCGACGCTTGAGCCTGTCGAATACCTGATCCCGAAGGGCAAGCCGTTCCATCTCCAGGACGGCGACGTCATCGAGAAGGGCGACTACATCCTCGACGGCAATCCTGCGCCGCACGACATCCTGGCGATCAAGGGCGTGGAGGCGCTTGCGTCCTACCTCGTCAACGAGATCCAGGAAGTCTACCGTCTGCAGGGCGTGTCGATCAACGACAAGCACATCGAGGTGATCGTTCGCCAGATGCTGCAGAAGGTCGAGATCACGGTGCAGGGCGACTCGACCTATATCCCGGGCGACCACGTCGACGTGATCGAACTGGAAGAGGTCAACGAGCGCCTGGTCGAGGACGGCAAGAAGCCCGCCGAAGGCCTGCCGGTGCTCTTGGGCATCACCAAGGCTTCGCTGCAGACGCCGTCCTTCATCTCGGCCGCCTCCTTCCAGGAGACGACCAGGGTGCTGACCGAAGCGGCGGTTGCCGGCAAGACCGACATGCTGCAGGGTCTGAAGGAAAACGTCATCGTCGGCCGGCTTATCCCGGCTGGTACGGGTGGCACGATGAGCCAAATCCGGCGCATCGCGACCTCGCGCGACGAACTGATCATCGACGAACGCCGCAAGGCGTCCGGTGTCGAAATCGCCGAGCCGATGCTGGCCGATATGACAACCGCCGCGCAGTAA
- the rpoB gene encoding DNA-directed RNA polymerase subunit beta, with protein sequence MAQTQTFNGRRRVRKFFGKIPEVAEMPNLIEVQKASYDQFLMVAEPKGGRPDEGLQAVFKSVFPIQDFSGSSMLEFVKYEFEGPKFDVDECRQRDLTYAAPLKVTLRLIVFDIDEDTGAKSIKDIKEQDVYMGDMPLMTLNGTFIVNGTERVIVSQMHRSPGVFFDHDKGKSHSSGKLLFAARVIPYRGSWLDIEFDSKDVVHARIDRRRKIPVTSLLMALGMDGEEILSTFYNKITYVRAGDHWRIPFNVERFRGLKAVGDLVDADTGEIVVEAGKKITARQARALGEKGLKAIKATDEDLLGNYLAEDIVNYGTGEIFLEAGDEIDEKTLKVLLGTGEDEIKVLDIDHVNVGAYIRNTLNVDKNESRQDALFDIYRVMRPGEPPTLETAEAMFNSLFFDSERYDLSAVGRVKMNMRLELKAEDTVRVLRKDDILAVVRTLVELRDGKGEIDDIDNLGNRRVRSVGELMENQYRVGLLRMERAIKERMSSIEIDTVMPQDLINAKPAAAAVREFFGSSQLSQFMDQTNPLSEITHKRRLSALGPGGLTRERAGFEVRDVHPTHYGRICPIETPEGPNIGLINSLATFARVNKYGFIESPYRKIVDGKLTNDVVYLSAMEEAKHHVAQANAELDKNGGFVDEFVICRSAGEVMMAPRENVDLMDVSPKQMVSVAAALIPFLENDDANRALMGSNMQRQAVPLVRAEAPFVGTGMEPIVARDSGAAIGARRGGIVDQVDATRIVIRATEDLDPGKSGVDIYRLMKFQRSNQNTCINQRPLVRMGDRVNKGDIIADGPSTELGDLALGRNVLVAFMPWNGYNYEDSILLSERIVADDVFTSIHIEEFEVMARDTKLGPEEITRDIPNVSEEALKNLDEAGIVYIGAEVQPGDILVGKITPKGESPMTPEEKLLRAIFGEKASDVRDTSMRMPPGTFGTVVEVRVFNRHGVEKDERAMAIEREEIERLAKDRDDEQAILDRNVYSRLSDVLVGKEAIAGPKGFKKGSTLSKDTLDEYPRSQWWQFAVENEKLQSELEALRGQYDDSKKALEQRFMDKVEKVQRGDEMPPGVMKMVKVFVAVKRKMQPGDKMAGRHGNKGVVSRIVPVEDMPFLEDGTHADIVLNPLGVPSRMNVGQILETHLGWACAGMGKKIGELIDAYKVAGDIKPLRKTLESFIPANDRNEPVREYDDESIVRLSEQMRRGVSIATPVFDGAHEADINIMLEQAGLHTSGQSQLYDGRTGEPFDRKVTMGYIYMLKLHHLVDDKIHARSIGPYSLVTQQPLGGKAQFGGQRFGEMEVWALEAYGAAYTLQEMLTVKSDDVAGRTKVYEAIVRGDDTFEAGIPESFNVLVKEMRSLGLNVELENTKLDDNPVRLPDAAE encoded by the coding sequence ATGGCCCAGACCCAGACTTTCAATGGCCGCAGACGCGTACGCAAGTTCTTCGGAAAGATCCCGGAAGTTGCGGAGATGCCGAACCTGATCGAGGTTCAGAAGGCATCCTATGACCAGTTCCTCATGGTGGCGGAGCCCAAGGGTGGGCGCCCGGACGAGGGACTTCAAGCCGTTTTCAAGTCGGTCTTCCCGATTCAGGACTTTTCCGGCTCCTCGATGCTGGAGTTCGTGAAGTACGAGTTCGAAGGACCGAAATTCGACGTTGACGAATGCCGTCAGCGCGACCTGACCTATGCCGCGCCGCTGAAGGTGACACTGCGCCTCATCGTGTTCGATATCGACGAGGATACCGGCGCCAAGTCGATCAAGGACATCAAGGAACAGGACGTCTACATGGGCGACATGCCGCTCATGACCCTGAACGGCACGTTCATCGTCAACGGCACCGAGCGCGTCATCGTTTCGCAGATGCACCGTTCGCCGGGCGTCTTCTTCGACCATGACAAGGGCAAGTCGCATTCTTCCGGCAAGCTTCTGTTTGCCGCCCGCGTCATTCCCTATCGCGGTTCGTGGCTCGACATCGAGTTCGACTCCAAGGACGTGGTGCACGCACGCATCGACCGCCGCCGCAAGATTCCGGTGACGTCGCTGCTGATGGCGCTCGGCATGGACGGCGAAGAGATCCTGTCGACCTTCTACAACAAGATCACCTATGTGCGCGCTGGCGACCATTGGCGCATTCCGTTCAACGTCGAGCGTTTCCGCGGCCTCAAGGCTGTCGGCGACCTGGTCGACGCCGATACGGGCGAGATCGTTGTCGAAGCCGGCAAGAAGATCACCGCGCGTCAGGCGAGGGCGCTTGGCGAAAAGGGTCTCAAGGCGATCAAGGCGACCGACGAGGATCTGCTTGGCAACTATCTGGCCGAGGACATCGTCAACTACGGTACCGGCGAGATCTTCCTCGAAGCCGGCGACGAGATCGACGAGAAGACGCTGAAAGTTTTGCTTGGCACGGGCGAAGACGAGATCAAGGTTCTCGACATCGACCACGTCAATGTCGGCGCCTATATCCGCAACACGCTCAACGTCGACAAGAACGAGAGCCGCCAGGACGCACTGTTCGACATCTATCGTGTCATGCGTCCCGGCGAGCCGCCGACGCTCGAGACCGCCGAAGCCATGTTCAACTCGCTGTTCTTCGACAGCGAGCGCTACGATCTGTCGGCCGTCGGCCGCGTCAAGATGAACATGCGCCTCGAGCTCAAGGCCGAGGATACCGTGCGCGTGCTGCGCAAGGACGACATCTTGGCCGTGGTCAGGACGCTGGTTGAACTGCGTGACGGCAAGGGCGAGATCGACGACATCGACAATCTCGGCAACCGCCGCGTGCGTTCGGTCGGCGAGCTGATGGAAAACCAGTACCGCGTCGGCCTGCTGCGCATGGAGCGCGCGATCAAGGAGCGTATGTCCTCGATCGAGATCGACACGGTGATGCCGCAGGATCTGATCAACGCCAAGCCGGCGGCTGCCGCCGTGCGCGAGTTCTTCGGGTCCTCGCAGCTGTCGCAGTTCATGGACCAGACCAACCCGCTGTCGGAGATCACCCACAAGCGTCGTCTCTCGGCGCTTGGACCGGGCGGTCTGACCCGCGAGCGCGCCGGCTTCGAAGTGCGCGACGTGCACCCGACGCATTACGGCCGCATCTGCCCGATCGAGACGCCGGAAGGCCCGAATATCGGTCTGATCAACTCGCTGGCGACCTTCGCGCGCGTCAACAAGTACGGTTTCATCGAGAGCCCGTACCGCAAGATCGTCGACGGCAAGCTGACCAATGACGTCGTCTATCTGTCGGCGATGGAAGAAGCCAAGCACCATGTCGCGCAGGCCAACGCCGAGCTCGACAAGAATGGCGGCTTCGTCGACGAGTTCGTCATTTGCCGCAGTGCCGGCGAAGTGATGATGGCGCCGCGCGAAAACGTCGACCTTATGGACGTGTCGCCGAAGCAGATGGTGTCGGTGGCCGCGGCCCTGATCCCGTTCCTGGAGAACGACGACGCCAACCGCGCTCTGATGGGCTCGAACATGCAGCGTCAGGCCGTGCCGCTGGTGCGCGCCGAAGCGCCGTTCGTCGGCACCGGCATGGAGCCGATCGTCGCCCGTGACTCGGGCGCCGCCATCGGCGCTCGCCGCGGCGGCATCGTCGACCAGGTTGACGCGACGCGTATCGTTATCCGCGCGACCGAAGATCTCGATCCGGGCAAGTCCGGCGTTGATATCTACCGGCTGATGAAGTTCCAGCGTTCGAACCAGAACACCTGCATCAACCAGCGTCCGCTGGTTCGCATGGGTGACCGGGTCAACAAGGGCGACATCATCGCGGACGGTCCGTCGACGGAGCTCGGCGATCTGGCGCTCGGCCGCAACGTACTGGTCGCGTTCATGCCTTGGAACGGCTACAACTACGAGGACTCGATCCTGCTCTCCGAGCGCATCGTGGCCGACGACGTCTTCACCTCGATCCATATCGAGGAGTTCGAGGTCATGGCACGCGATACCAAGCTTGGACCGGAGGAAATCACGCGCGACATTCCGAACGTTTCGGAAGAAGCGCTGAAGAACCTCGACGAAGCCGGCATCGTCTATATCGGTGCCGAAGTTCAGCCGGGCGACATCCTGGTCGGCAAGATCACCCCGAAGGGCGAAAGCCCGATGACGCCGGAAGAGAAGCTTCTGCGCGCCATCTTCGGTGAAAAGGCTTCCGACGTGCGCGACACCTCGATGCGCATGCCTCCGGGCACTTTCGGCACCGTCGTCGAAGTGCGCGTCTTCAATCGCCACGGTGTGGAGAAGGACGAGCGCGCCATGGCGATCGAGCGCGAGGAGATCGAACGCCTCGCCAAGGACCGCGACGACGAGCAGGCGATCCTCGACCGCAACGTCTACTCGCGCCTTTCCGACGTGCTTGTCGGCAAGGAAGCGATTGCGGGACCGAAGGGCTTCAAGAAGGGCTCGACGCTGTCGAAGGACACGCTCGACGAGTATCCGCGTTCGCAGTGGTGGCAGTTTGCCGTGGAGAACGAAAAGCTCCAGAGCGAACTGGAGGCGCTGCGTGGCCAGTACGACGATTCCAAGAAGGCGCTCGAGCAGCGTTTCATGGACAAGGTCGAGAAGGTGCAGCGCGGCGACGAAATGCCTCCGGGCGTCATGAAGATGGTCAAGGTCTTCGTGGCCGTGAAGCGCAAGATGCAGCCGGGCGACAAGATGGCCGGCCGTCACGGCAACAAGGGTGTCGTGTCGCGGATCGTTCCGGTCGAGGACATGCCGTTCCTCGAGGACGGCACGCATGCGGATATCGTGCTCAACCCGCTGGGTGTGCCGAGCCGCATGAATGTCGGCCAGATCCTGGAAACGCATCTGGGCTGGGCTTGCGCCGGCATGGGCAAGAAGATCGGCGAGCTGATCGACGCGTACAAGGTGGCAGGCGACATCAAGCCGCTGCGCAAGACGCTCGAGAGCTTCATCCCGGCCAACGACCGCAACGAGCCGGTGCGTGAATATGACGACGAGAGCATTGTTCGCCTCAGCGAGCAGATGCGTCGCGGCGTCTCCATCGCGACACCGGTGTTCGACGGCGCGCATGAGGCTGACATCAATATCATGCTGGAGCAGGCGGGCCTGCACACCAGCGGTCAGTCGCAGCTCTATGACGGACGCACGGGCGAGCCGTTCGATCGCAAGGTGACGATGGGCTACATCTACATGCTCAAGCTTCACCACCTCGTGGACGACAAGATCCACGCGCGTTCGATCGGTCCGTACTCGCTCGTCACCCAGCAGCCGCTGGGCGGCAAGGCGCAGTTCGGTGGCCAGCGTTTCGGCGAGATGGAGGTCTGGGCGCTGGAAGCCTACGGCGCGGCCTACACGCTGCAGGAAATGCTGACGGTGAAGTCCGACGACGTCGCCGGACGCACCAAGGTCTACGAGGCGATCGTGCGCGGCGACGACACGTTCGAGGCCGGCATTCCGGAGAGCTTCAACGTTCTGGTCAAGGAAATGCGGTCCCTCGGTCTCAATGTCGAATTGGAGAATACCAAGCTCGACGACAACCCTGTCCGGCTGCCCGACGCGGCCGAGTAA
- the rplL gene encoding 50S ribosomal protein L7/L12, giving the protein MADLAKIVDDLSKLTVLEAAELSKLLEEKWGVSAAAPVAVAAAGGGAAAAAPVEEKTEFDVVLTEAGAQKINVIKEVRAITGLGLKEAKDLVEAAPKPVKEAVSKADADKFKAQLEAAGAKVELK; this is encoded by the coding sequence ATGGCTGATCTCGCAAAGATCGTAGACGACCTTTCGAAGCTGACCGTCCTCGAGGCGGCCGAGCTGTCGAAGCTTCTGGAAGAAAAGTGGGGCGTTTCTGCCGCTGCTCCGGTGGCTGTTGCCGCCGCTGGCGGTGGTGCTGCTGCCGCGGCTCCGGTCGAGGAAAAGACGGAATTCGACGTCGTCCTCACCGAAGCTGGCGCTCAGAAGATCAACGTGATCAAGGAAGTTCGCGCCATCACCGGTCTTGGCCTCAAGGAAGCCAAGGACCTGGTCGAGGCGGCTCCGAAGCCGGTCAAGGAAGCCGTTTCCAAGGCCGACGCGGACAAGTTCAAGGCTCAGCTGGAAGCAGCTGGCGCCAAGGTCGAACTTAAGTAA